In Amycolatopsis jiangsuensis, the following proteins share a genomic window:
- a CDS encoding FadR/GntR family transcriptional regulator — protein MPVTDVAIDKIKDMIISGELAPGDRLPKEAELAQRLGLSRSSLREAVKALCLIRVLDVRQGDGTYVTSLEPNLLLDAMTFVVDFHRDDTVLDFLAVRRILEPAATAMAALHMSDADVAELAELLGELADAPTVEALVANDLEFHRKIADGSGNPVLCSLLDSLSGPTARARIWRGLTQEGAVARTREQHAAIHEAIANREPELARSWATVHIAGVEQWLRSTLAPATAEP, from the coding sequence GTGCCCGTCACCGATGTCGCGATCGACAAGATCAAGGACATGATCATCTCGGGCGAGCTGGCGCCGGGCGACCGGCTGCCCAAGGAGGCCGAGCTGGCCCAGCGGCTCGGGCTCTCGCGCAGCTCCCTGCGCGAGGCGGTGAAGGCGCTGTGCCTCATCCGGGTGCTGGACGTGCGCCAGGGCGACGGTACCTACGTGACGAGCCTGGAGCCGAACCTGCTGCTCGACGCGATGACCTTCGTGGTCGACTTCCACCGCGACGACACGGTGCTGGATTTCCTCGCCGTGCGGCGGATCCTGGAACCGGCCGCGACCGCGATGGCCGCGCTGCACATGAGCGACGCGGACGTGGCCGAGCTGGCCGAGCTGCTGGGCGAGCTGGCCGACGCGCCGACGGTGGAGGCGCTGGTGGCCAACGACCTCGAGTTCCACCGCAAGATCGCGGACGGCTCCGGCAATCCGGTGCTGTGCTCGCTGCTGGACAGCCTCTCCGGGCCGACCGCGCGGGCGCGGATCTGGCGCGGGCTCACCCAGGAGGGCGCGGTGGCCCGCACCCGCGAGCAGCACGCCGCGATCCACGAGGCGATCGCCAACCGGGAGCCAGAGCTGGCACGTTCCTGGGCGACGGTGCACATCGCCGGGGTCGAACAGTGGCTGCGCAGCACCCTCGCCCCGGCGACCGCCGAGCCCTGA
- a CDS encoding GtrA family protein, with translation MTTTRWTSGRPLFSAGRHHELGGHAAWYLLAGGITTGLQAVLFLVLQPQLGAQWANLVAIALTTVGNTEFHRRVTFAGRSSRAGKRHLQDLATFAFYAGYGSLVLAGLDELVTHPTAWEQTSALLAASFVGGVVRFAVLRWWVFARRHAEQAGS, from the coding sequence ATGACCACCACCAGGTGGACGTCCGGGCGGCCACTGTTCAGCGCCGGCCGGCACCACGAACTCGGCGGGCACGCCGCGTGGTATCTCCTCGCCGGCGGGATCACCACCGGGCTGCAGGCGGTGCTGTTCCTCGTCCTGCAACCGCAGCTCGGCGCGCAGTGGGCGAACCTCGTGGCCATCGCGCTCACCACCGTGGGCAACACCGAGTTCCATCGCCGCGTCACGTTCGCCGGGCGCAGCAGCCGCGCCGGGAAGCGGCATCTGCAGGACCTCGCGACCTTCGCCTTCTACGCCGGCTACGGCTCGCTCGTCCTGGCCGGGCTCGACGAGCTGGTGACCCACCCGACCGCATGGGAGCAGACGAGCGCGCTGCTGGCCGCGAGCTTCGTCGGCGGTGTGGTGCGGTTCGCGGTGCTGCGCTGGTGGGTTTTCGCCCGCCGCCACGCGGAACAAGCCGGCAGCTGA
- the shbA gene encoding RNA polymerase sigma factor ShbA → MSAPSKPSRTEEPAVTGYVTPEMLPRSGGRLTKEDLDPLVRAAGRNDQAAIAKLLHVLRPVVARYCRARMGGRDLSYLSADDVAQDVCMAVLKALPDYQDRGGSFLYLVHAIAANKVADAYRTVARDRSDPVPELPERPLTGNEPETRALQVDLGARLQELLTRLAPLQQEILALRIIVGLSANETAETLGISPGNVRVTQHRALSKLREMIQGQDF, encoded by the coding sequence ATGTCAGCACCGTCGAAGCCGTCCCGCACCGAGGAACCCGCCGTCACGGGGTACGTGACGCCGGAAATGCTGCCGCGCTCCGGTGGGCGGCTCACCAAGGAGGACCTCGATCCTCTGGTGCGCGCGGCGGGCCGGAACGACCAGGCGGCGATCGCGAAGCTGCTGCACGTGCTGCGTCCGGTGGTCGCCCGCTACTGCCGGGCCCGGATGGGTGGCCGCGACCTGTCCTATCTCTCCGCCGACGACGTCGCCCAGGACGTGTGCATGGCCGTGCTCAAGGCCCTGCCCGACTACCAGGACCGCGGCGGCTCCTTCCTCTACCTCGTGCACGCGATCGCGGCGAACAAGGTCGCCGACGCCTACCGCACGGTCGCGCGCGACCGGTCCGACCCCGTGCCGGAGCTGCCCGAGCGTCCGCTGACCGGCAACGAACCGGAAACGCGGGCACTGCAGGTCGATCTGGGCGCCCGGCTGCAGGAGCTGCTCACCAGGCTCGCGCCGCTGCAGCAGGAAATCCTCGCGTTGCGCATCATCGTCGGGCTCAGCGCGAACGAGACCGCCGAGACGCTGGGCATCTCCCCCGGCAACGTCCGCGTCACCCAGCACCGCGCGCTGAGCAAGCTGCGCGAAATGATCCAGGGCCAGGACTTCTGA
- a CDS encoding iron-sulfur cluster biosynthesis protein translates to MLTVTEAAAEAITALTAQEGTETGDSGLRFALQSMEGDGAQLALSVAPSPEDGDRVVGADGGAKVFLEPQAAALLDDKVLDVQQDETGDVAFAVLPQQSA, encoded by the coding sequence ATGCTGACCGTCACCGAAGCCGCCGCCGAGGCGATCACCGCGCTGACCGCCCAGGAGGGCACCGAAACCGGTGATAGCGGACTGCGGTTCGCTCTCCAGAGCATGGAAGGCGACGGTGCGCAGCTGGCGTTGTCCGTCGCCCCGTCCCCGGAGGACGGCGACCGTGTGGTCGGCGCCGACGGCGGGGCCAAGGTCTTCCTGGAGCCGCAGGCCGCCGCACTGCTGGACGACAAGGTGCTCGACGTCCAGCAAGACGAGACCGGCGACGTGGCGTTCGCCGTGCTGCCGCAGCAGTCCGCCTGA
- a CDS encoding 2-hydroxyacid dehydrogenase, with amino-acid sequence MPKIAVTRWIPDEAVRVLESVGEVAVSPADRPLTPEELREFVSGSAAVVSMLHDRIDSTVAEAAGPGLKVVANVAVGYDNVDVAAMTERGVVVANTPGVLTDATADLTFGLLLALTRRLGEGERLVRSGRPWSFHLGFLLGSGLQGTTLGIVGLGQIGRAVAERAAAFGMRIVYSGRSRKADFAGEFVPFEEVLRRSDFVSLHCPLTPDTRHLIDAAALRAMKPGAYLVNTTRGPVVDESALADALEAGEIAGAALDVFEAEPDVEPRLLGRENVVLTPHLGSATVETRTAMAVLAARNVASVLAGAEPLTEVSA; translated from the coding sequence ATGCCGAAGATCGCCGTGACGCGCTGGATTCCGGATGAGGCCGTGCGAGTTCTCGAGTCTGTCGGCGAGGTGGCGGTTTCGCCCGCCGACCGGCCGCTCACGCCGGAGGAGCTGCGGGAGTTCGTGTCCGGGTCGGCCGCGGTGGTCTCGATGCTGCACGACCGGATCGACAGTACGGTCGCGGAGGCCGCGGGTCCCGGGCTGAAGGTGGTCGCGAACGTCGCGGTGGGTTACGACAACGTCGACGTCGCCGCGATGACCGAGCGTGGCGTCGTGGTGGCCAACACGCCGGGCGTACTCACCGACGCCACCGCCGATCTCACATTCGGGCTGCTGCTCGCCCTCACGCGTCGGCTCGGCGAAGGGGAACGACTTGTGCGCTCGGGCCGGCCGTGGTCGTTCCACTTGGGTTTCCTGCTCGGTTCCGGGCTGCAGGGCACAACACTCGGCATCGTGGGGCTCGGGCAGATCGGCCGTGCGGTGGCCGAGCGGGCGGCCGCGTTCGGCATGCGGATCGTCTACTCCGGACGGTCCCGTAAGGCGGATTTCGCCGGAGAGTTCGTGCCGTTCGAGGAGGTGCTGCGGCGTTCGGACTTCGTTTCGCTGCACTGCCCACTCACCCCGGACACGCGGCATCTGATCGACGCGGCCGCGTTGCGGGCGATGAAACCGGGCGCGTACCTGGTGAACACCACGCGCGGCCCGGTGGTCGACGAGTCCGCGCTGGCCGACGCGCTGGAGGCCGGGGAGATCGCCGGAGCCGCACTGGACGTGTTCGAGGCGGAGCCGGACGTCGAGCCACGCCTGCTCGGCCGCGAGAACGTGGTGCTGACCCCGCACCTGGGGTCGGCGACCGTGGAAACCCGCACCGCGATGGCGGTGCTGGCCGCGCGCAACGTCGCCTCGGTGCTCGCCGGGGCGGAACCGCTGACGGAGGTGAGCGCGTGA
- a CDS encoding glycerate kinase, whose amino-acid sequence MTRVVIAPDKFKGSLTAVEVADAIALGVRDALPDAEIAARPVADGGEGTLEVLENAGGAMVRLSVRGPLTEQVEARYVLLEDTAYLESARACGIEFVTPSPETALAAHTWGVGELLADAVNRGARRLVLTVGGTASTDGGAGMLAALGAGVFDPFGSPVGLGGGALARVARAELGPVRERLGTVPVTVATDVTNPLLGPNGAAAVFGPQKGAGAEDVATLDAALAGWAEVLANAGAGDVSQVPGAGAGGGIAGGAIAGLGAEVASGFDLIASLTGVDAALSGADLVITGEGSLDEQSLSGKAPAGIAARAARAGAPLLVLAGRIQLDAAALAGLGVVGSSALIDHAPSLDHARTHAAELLRTRADILVREWATR is encoded by the coding sequence GTGACCCGTGTCGTGATCGCACCGGACAAGTTCAAGGGCAGCCTCACCGCGGTCGAGGTGGCCGACGCGATCGCACTCGGCGTGCGGGATGCGTTGCCGGACGCCGAAATCGCCGCCCGCCCGGTCGCCGACGGTGGCGAGGGAACGCTGGAGGTTCTGGAGAACGCGGGCGGGGCCATGGTGCGGCTGTCGGTGCGCGGCCCGCTGACCGAGCAGGTCGAGGCGCGCTACGTACTGCTCGAGGACACCGCGTACCTGGAGTCGGCGCGGGCGTGCGGCATCGAGTTCGTCACGCCCAGCCCGGAAACCGCCCTCGCCGCGCACACCTGGGGCGTGGGTGAGCTGCTGGCGGACGCGGTGAACCGGGGTGCGCGACGGCTCGTGCTGACCGTCGGCGGAACGGCGAGCACGGACGGTGGCGCGGGCATGCTGGCCGCGCTGGGTGCCGGGGTGTTCGACCCGTTCGGCTCACCCGTGGGCCTCGGCGGCGGCGCGCTGGCGCGGGTCGCGCGGGCGGAGCTGGGACCCGTGCGCGAACGGCTGGGTACGGTGCCGGTGACTGTCGCGACCGACGTCACGAATCCGCTGCTCGGCCCGAACGGCGCGGCCGCGGTGTTCGGGCCGCAGAAGGGTGCGGGCGCCGAGGACGTCGCCACGCTGGACGCCGCGCTGGCGGGCTGGGCCGAGGTGCTGGCGAACGCCGGCGCCGGCGACGTCTCGCAGGTGCCCGGCGCGGGCGCGGGCGGCGGTATCGCGGGCGGGGCGATCGCCGGCCTGGGCGCGGAGGTCGCATCGGGCTTCGACCTGATCGCGTCCCTCACCGGGGTGGACGCCGCGTTGTCCGGCGCCGACCTTGTGATCACCGGAGAGGGGTCGCTGGACGAACAGTCGTTGTCCGGCAAGGCACCCGCCGGCATCGCCGCGCGAGCGGCGCGGGCCGGGGCACCGTTGCTGGTACTGGCCGGGCGGATCCAGCTGGACGCCGCGGCGCTGGCCGGGCTGGGCGTGGTGGGGAGCAGCGCGCTGATCGACCATGCCCCATCGCTCGACCACGCCCGCACGCACGCCGCCGAACTCCTGCGCACCCGGGCGGACATCCTGGTCAGGGAATGGGCGACACGCTGA
- a CDS encoding VC0807 family protein encodes MTVQQPDMGLRRVVRANVRNVIFEVVVPMALFYGLRAAGVSQWWALMSGVLVVAPYVLWTIVRNRRIDLIAMVTLSVLVLSVVLGLLSDDPRTLAIREGWTAALGGLFGAWMLVTVGLGKPAQLILGRTIAEVKRGAEGARAWAARWDTDARFRRGMRIDTAAWGGVLLAGAVAHVVLVYVLPIDLISLVTNVVWFGSLALLIAWHVWYLKKENLDA; translated from the coding sequence ATGACCGTTCAACAGCCCGACATGGGCCTGCGCCGCGTGGTGCGCGCCAACGTGCGCAACGTGATCTTCGAAGTCGTCGTGCCGATGGCGTTGTTCTACGGCCTGCGCGCGGCCGGGGTGAGCCAGTGGTGGGCGCTGATGTCGGGCGTTCTCGTGGTCGCGCCGTATGTGCTGTGGACGATCGTGCGCAACCGCCGGATCGACCTCATCGCCATGGTGACGCTCAGCGTCCTCGTGCTGTCGGTGGTGCTCGGCCTCCTGTCGGACGATCCACGCACGCTCGCGATCCGGGAAGGCTGGACTGCCGCGCTCGGCGGGCTCTTCGGCGCCTGGATGCTCGTCACGGTGGGGCTCGGCAAACCGGCCCAGCTCATCCTCGGCCGCACCATCGCCGAGGTGAAACGCGGCGCCGAAGGCGCGCGGGCGTGGGCTGCGCGCTGGGACACCGACGCCCGGTTCCGCCGCGGGATGCGCATCGATACCGCGGCCTGGGGAGGTGTGCTGCTGGCCGGTGCGGTGGCGCACGTCGTCCTCGTCTACGTGCTGCCGATCGACTTGATCTCGCTGGTCACCAACGTGGTCTGGTTCGGCTCGCTGGCCCTCCTGATCGCCTGGCACGTCTGGTACCTCAAGAAGGAGAACCTCGATGCCTGA
- a CDS encoding TetR/AcrR family transcriptional regulator → MRARTFTESGRRAQIVTAAIEVIAEDGYARASFSRIAKQAGLSSTGMISYHFAGKDDLLTACVGEIEQVMRAFMEPRIDAAVGHVAQLRAYVESNVDMVGEHPAAVRALIDLVKNAGSQSAAVNGRLDLFEEHFRTGQAAGAFRRFDSRTMALACAAGIDAVVATMAAAPPGAEELTRLGRELAEAYVRATAPDVEGEE, encoded by the coding sequence ATGCGAGCAAGAACGTTCACCGAGTCCGGCAGGCGGGCGCAGATCGTGACGGCGGCGATCGAGGTGATTGCCGAGGACGGATACGCCAGGGCGTCGTTCAGCCGGATCGCGAAGCAGGCCGGGCTGTCCAGTACCGGGATGATCAGTTACCACTTCGCGGGAAAGGACGATCTGCTCACCGCTTGCGTCGGGGAGATCGAGCAGGTCATGCGGGCGTTCATGGAGCCACGGATCGATGCCGCGGTCGGGCACGTCGCCCAGTTGCGGGCGTACGTCGAGTCCAATGTGGACATGGTGGGCGAGCATCCGGCGGCCGTGCGGGCGCTGATCGACCTCGTGAAGAACGCCGGTTCGCAGAGTGCCGCGGTGAACGGGCGGCTGGACTTGTTCGAGGAGCACTTCCGGACCGGCCAGGCGGCCGGCGCGTTCCGCCGTTTCGACTCGCGGACCATGGCGCTCGCCTGCGCGGCCGGGATCGACGCGGTCGTCGCCACCATGGCCGCCGCGCCGCCGGGGGCCGAGGAACTCACGCGGCTGGGACGTGAGCTCGCCGAAGCGTATGTGCGGGCGACCGCACCTGATGTCGAGGGGGAAGAATGA
- a CDS encoding amidohydrolase family protein: protein MIDSHHHLWDPARRAYPWLAAEPMAPIHKPYTVDDLRRVTANAGVRATVLVQTVPEQAETEEFLVTAAAEPLIAGVVGWVDLTAPDVADRLARLKELGPLVGIRHQVEDEPGAEWLLRPEVLRGLAAVGAAGLVYDLLVTTAQLGSARQVAQQLPDLPLVLDHAAKPGVAAGEWQPWAVRLAELAARENVHCKLSGLVTEADWHEWRVGHLRRYADHVFGTFGPDRVMFGSDWPVCELAAAYEVVLDAAVSLTGPLTDPERLAVFEQTAARVYGLG from the coding sequence GTGATCGATTCGCACCACCACCTGTGGGATCCCGCCCGCCGCGCGTATCCGTGGCTGGCCGCCGAGCCGATGGCTCCGATCCACAAGCCGTACACAGTGGACGATCTGCGCCGGGTGACGGCGAACGCCGGGGTGCGTGCCACCGTCCTCGTGCAGACCGTGCCGGAGCAGGCCGAGACGGAGGAGTTCCTCGTCACCGCGGCGGCCGAGCCGCTGATCGCCGGTGTCGTCGGCTGGGTGGACCTGACCGCCCCGGACGTCGCCGATCGGCTGGCGCGGCTGAAGGAACTCGGCCCGCTCGTGGGCATCCGCCACCAGGTCGAGGACGAACCCGGCGCGGAGTGGCTATTGCGTCCGGAAGTGCTGCGCGGGCTGGCCGCGGTCGGTGCTGCCGGACTGGTCTACGACCTGCTCGTCACCACGGCGCAGCTCGGCTCCGCCCGGCAGGTGGCGCAGCAGCTGCCGGACCTGCCGCTGGTGCTCGACCACGCGGCGAAGCCCGGTGTCGCGGCCGGGGAGTGGCAGCCGTGGGCCGTCCGCCTGGCGGAGCTGGCCGCGCGGGAGAACGTCCACTGCAAGCTTTCCGGACTCGTGACCGAGGCGGACTGGCACGAATGGCGGGTGGGTCACCTGCGCCGCTACGCCGACCACGTGTTCGGCACGTTCGGCCCGGACCGGGTCATGTTCGGCAGCGACTGGCCGGTGTGCGAACTGGCCGCGGCCTACGAGGTGGTGCTGGACGCCGCGGTCTCGCTCACCGGCCCGCTCACCGATCCGGAGCGGCTGGCGGTGTTCGAGCAGACCGCCGCTCGCGTGTACGGGCTGGGCTGA
- a CDS encoding ABC transporter permease: MHDLMSDPRTAVPARPARRRGALWLRELALLPALVVVFVIGGLISDTFLTFDNVISILSAAAALSLVVLGESLVLLTGKFDLSLESTMGIAPAIGAMLVIPSASSGFGTGWPAALGLLAIPVAGALIGFVNGFLIVKLKLNAFIVTLAMLTVLRGTQIGTTDGKTLFDRLDAFTALATTTFAGLPMSVWLAAVLFLLFGLGLRYHRAGRSLYAIGGNREAARAAGIRVDRISWIVFVVAGVLAAIGGLAYTGYVGALGADQGDGLILQVFAAAVIGGVSLDGGKGTVVGALTGVLLLQSVDSLLRIAQVPAEWLKAIYGGIILVALIISRYAGGKPQT, from the coding sequence GTGCATGACCTGATGAGCGACCCGCGGACCGCGGTTCCTGCCCGGCCGGCGCGGCGGCGGGGCGCGCTGTGGCTGCGTGAACTCGCGCTGCTGCCCGCGCTCGTGGTCGTGTTCGTGATCGGCGGCCTGATCAGCGACACGTTCCTCACCTTCGACAACGTGATCAGCATCCTGTCCGCGGCGGCCGCGCTGTCGCTGGTGGTGCTGGGTGAATCGCTGGTGCTGCTCACCGGCAAGTTCGACCTGTCCCTGGAATCGACCATGGGCATCGCACCGGCGATCGGCGCGATGCTGGTGATCCCGTCCGCCTCCTCCGGGTTCGGCACCGGATGGCCGGCCGCGCTCGGTCTGCTGGCGATCCCGGTGGCCGGCGCGCTGATCGGCTTCGTGAACGGCTTCCTGATTGTGAAGCTGAAACTGAACGCGTTCATCGTGACGCTGGCGATGCTCACCGTGCTGCGCGGCACGCAGATCGGCACCACCGACGGAAAGACCCTGTTCGACCGGCTGGACGCGTTCACCGCCCTGGCGACCACGACGTTCGCCGGGCTGCCGATGTCGGTGTGGCTGGCCGCGGTGCTGTTCCTGCTCTTCGGGCTCGGCCTGCGCTACCACCGGGCGGGCCGGTCGCTGTACGCGATCGGCGGCAACCGCGAGGCGGCGCGCGCGGCGGGCATCCGGGTGGACCGGATCTCGTGGATCGTGTTCGTGGTGGCCGGGGTGCTGGCCGCGATCGGCGGACTGGCCTACACCGGCTACGTCGGCGCCCTCGGCGCGGACCAGGGCGACGGCCTGATCCTGCAGGTGTTCGCCGCGGCGGTGATCGGCGGCGTCTCGCTGGACGGCGGCAAGGGCACGGTGGTCGGCGCGCTGACCGGGGTGCTGCTGCTGCAGTCGGTGGACAGCCTGCTGCGCATCGCGCAGGTGCCCGCGGAGTGGCTGAAGGCGATCTACGGCGGCATCATCCTGGTCGCCCTGATCATCAGCCGCTACGCCGGCGGAAAACCGCAGACCTGA
- a CDS encoding aldo/keto reductase, producing the protein MTHVPVPQSVAPRLSPLGLGGAQLGNLYHAISDETAGATVRRAWDEGIRYFDTAPHYGLGLSERRLGAALSAYPRDEYVVSTKVGRVLEPQAAEPGTRDGQGFDVPATYLRRWDFSRDGVLRSLEDSLTRLGADHVDLVYVHDPDEHFAEAVAGAFPALLQLRDQGVVRAIGAGMNQAPMLAEFVRRFDLDHVLVAGRYTLLDQAALDDLLPLCLERGVGVVAGGVFNGGILATAEPGRIYDYATAPAELVRKAERIAEICALHGVELPDAALALPRVHPAVSSMVLGAHDPGQVSRNVRRAAADVPAGLWQDLVDKGLLRTEAATVVSGGTQ; encoded by the coding sequence ATGACCCACGTCCCGGTACCGCAAAGTGTGGCGCCGCGGCTGTCCCCGCTGGGGCTGGGCGGCGCGCAGCTGGGCAACCTCTACCACGCGATCTCCGACGAGACGGCCGGGGCGACCGTGCGACGGGCGTGGGACGAGGGCATCCGCTACTTCGACACCGCGCCGCACTACGGGCTCGGGCTGTCCGAACGGCGCCTCGGTGCCGCGTTGTCGGCGTATCCGCGCGACGAGTACGTGGTGTCCACCAAGGTCGGCCGGGTACTCGAACCGCAGGCGGCCGAGCCTGGCACACGCGACGGCCAGGGGTTCGACGTACCCGCGACCTACCTCCGCCGCTGGGACTTCAGCCGCGACGGCGTGCTCCGCTCGCTGGAGGACAGCCTGACCCGGCTCGGAGCCGATCACGTGGACCTCGTCTACGTGCACGACCCCGACGAGCATTTCGCCGAGGCGGTGGCGGGCGCGTTCCCTGCCCTGCTGCAGCTACGGGACCAGGGCGTGGTGCGGGCGATCGGTGCGGGCATGAACCAGGCGCCGATGCTGGCCGAGTTCGTCCGCCGGTTCGACCTCGACCACGTGCTGGTGGCCGGCCGCTACACCCTGCTCGATCAGGCCGCGCTCGACGATCTGCTGCCCCTGTGCCTCGAGCGCGGTGTCGGGGTGGTCGCCGGCGGCGTGTTCAACGGCGGAATCCTCGCCACCGCGGAACCGGGCAGGATCTACGACTACGCCACCGCGCCCGCGGAGCTGGTGCGGAAAGCCGAGCGCATCGCGGAAATCTGCGCGCTGCACGGCGTCGAACTGCCGGACGCGGCCCTCGCGTTGCCGCGTGTCCATCCGGCAGTGTCCTCGATGGTCCTCGGCGCGCACGATCCTGGTCAGGTGTCGCGCAACGTCCGTCGCGCCGCGGCGGACGTGCCGGCCGGGCTGTGGCAGGACCTCGTCGACAAGGGCCTGCTCCGCACCGAGGCAGCCACCGTCGTTTCCGGAGGAACGCAGTGA
- a CDS encoding FAD-dependent monooxygenase has translation MPDVLVAGAGPTGLLTSFELERAGLEVLVLERDARPSRQSKALAVQPRSIEVLAERDLLSAIEPHVQARLEAGHFAGLPVGYADLPTRFPYQLGVEQAHIATAIEGKLRTPVLRGAAVTAVAQDGSGVTVTAGGREHRAGWLVAADGGHSTVRALLGADFPGYSARISLVVADLKLDRKPDGLAENWQLPAHGSGFLLPLTGGRHRVIVAGEEQQQLGRDAPVTAEELQRGLLAAHGPGIEVGEVLWASRFGDAARQLARYRHGRVLFAGDAAHIHLPVGGQGLNLGLQDAVNLGWKLAAQVRGWAPEGLLDSYHDERHPIAERVLLSTRAQGALGMPNPESAAVREIFRGLLAVPEARRDVALELSGIGIRYPGTTGRATAVPATPDGRGVLIGTPLPPGWADRLVSAGGAEPQLVRPDGYLAWAGGPDLDAAARRWFGLPA, from the coding sequence ATGCCTGACGTCCTGGTCGCCGGGGCCGGCCCGACCGGGCTGCTGACGTCGTTCGAACTGGAACGCGCCGGGCTCGAAGTGCTGGTCCTGGAACGCGATGCGCGGCCGAGCCGGCAGTCGAAGGCACTCGCCGTGCAGCCCCGTTCGATCGAGGTGCTGGCCGAGCGCGACCTGCTCTCCGCGATCGAACCGCACGTCCAGGCCCGTCTGGAGGCCGGGCACTTCGCCGGGCTCCCGGTCGGCTATGCCGATCTGCCCACGCGTTTTCCTTACCAGCTCGGCGTCGAACAGGCTCACATCGCGACGGCGATCGAGGGGAAGCTGCGTACGCCGGTTCTGCGTGGCGCGGCCGTCACCGCTGTGGCACAGGATGGCAGCGGCGTCACGGTCACCGCTGGCGGGCGCGAGCATCGGGCAGGCTGGCTGGTCGCCGCGGACGGCGGGCACAGCACTGTGCGCGCCTTGCTGGGCGCCGATTTCCCCGGCTACTCGGCGCGGATCTCCTTGGTCGTCGCGGACCTCAAGCTCGATCGCAAACCTGACGGTCTCGCCGAAAACTGGCAACTGCCGGCGCACGGTTCGGGATTCCTGCTACCGCTCACCGGCGGACGCCACCGGGTCATCGTCGCCGGGGAGGAACAGCAACAGCTCGGCCGCGACGCCCCGGTCACCGCGGAAGAACTGCAGCGCGGCCTGCTGGCCGCGCACGGGCCGGGCATCGAAGTGGGCGAAGTCCTCTGGGCCTCACGGTTCGGTGACGCGGCGCGGCAGCTGGCGAGGTACCGGCACGGCCGCGTCCTGTTCGCCGGCGACGCCGCGCACATCCACCTCCCCGTGGGCGGACAGGGGCTGAACCTGGGGCTGCAGGACGCGGTGAACCTCGGCTGGAAGCTGGCCGCGCAGGTTCGCGGATGGGCACCGGAGGGGCTGCTCGACAGCTACCACGACGAGCGGCATCCGATCGCCGAACGCGTGCTGCTCAGCACCCGGGCGCAAGGGGCGCTCGGCATGCCGAACCCCGAGTCGGCGGCCGTGCGCGAGATCTTCCGCGGGCTCCTCGCCGTTCCCGAAGCCCGCCGCGACGTCGCGCTGGAACTGTCCGGCATCGGGATCCGCTACCCGGGCACCACCGGTCGCGCGACCGCGGTCCCGGCCACACCGGACGGGCGCGGAGTGCTCATCGGCACGCCGCTGCCGCCGGGCTGGGCCGACCGCCTCGTCTCCGCCGGGGGCGCCGAGCCGCAGCTCGTCCGTCCCGACGGCTACCTGGCCTGGGCGGGTGGGCCGGACCTGGACGCCGCGGCGCGGCGGTGGTTCGGCCTCCCGGCCTGA
- a CDS encoding RNA polymerase sigma factor — translation MPHEPVEDALRRLAPQVLGGLVRRYGRFDPAEDAVQEALLIAVRQWRANGVPERPYGWLLQVASRKLIDLLRAEQASRRREAAAASRVLPGEAARSPADSTTGDADDTLILLTLCCHPSLPQPSQIALTLRAAGGLITAEIARAFLTSETAMPRRISRAKRTVQGSGVPFRMPPEAERAKRLESVLHVLYLIFREGYSATSGPDLHRADLAAEAIRLAEITAAALPDDSEAAGLLALMLLTDARTPARLTGHGELVPLHDQDRTWWKAEPIRRGVDLITRALPHGPIGPYQL, via the coding sequence ATGCCCCACGAACCGGTCGAGGACGCGCTGCGGCGGCTCGCCCCGCAGGTCCTCGGCGGGCTCGTGCGGCGCTACGGCCGGTTCGATCCGGCCGAGGACGCCGTGCAGGAGGCGCTCCTGATCGCCGTGCGCCAGTGGCGGGCCAACGGCGTGCCGGAGCGACCGTACGGCTGGTTGCTGCAGGTCGCCTCGCGCAAGCTGATCGATCTGCTGCGTGCCGAACAGGCTTCACGGCGCCGGGAGGCCGCGGCGGCGAGCCGGGTGCTGCCGGGGGAGGCGGCCCGCTCGCCCGCGGATTCCACAACGGGCGACGCCGACGACACGCTGATCCTGCTGACCCTGTGCTGCCATCCGTCGTTGCCGCAGCCGTCGCAGATCGCGTTGACGTTGCGTGCCGCCGGCGGTCTGATCACTGCCGAGATCGCCAGGGCGTTCCTCACCTCGGAAACAGCGATGCCCCGGCGGATCTCCCGTGCCAAGCGCACTGTCCAGGGCAGTGGTGTCCCGTTCCGGATGCCGCCGGAGGCCGAGCGGGCGAAGCGGCTCGAGTCCGTCCTGCACGTGCTGTACCTGATCTTTCGCGAGGGCTACTCCGCGACGTCGGGCCCGGACCTGCATCGCGCCGATCTGGCCGCGGAGGCGATCCGGCTGGCCGAGATCACCGCCGCGGCCCTGCCGGACGACAGCGAGGCCGCCGGCCTGCTGGCGCTGATGCTGCTCACCGACGCCCGCACCCCGGCACGGCTGACCGGGCACGGCGAGCTGGTCCCGTTGCACGACCAGGACCGGACCTGGTGGAAGGCGGAGCCGATCCGCCGCGGCGTCGACCTGATCACCCGCGCCCTGCCGCACGGCCCAATCGGTCCGTATCAGCTGTAG